From a region of the Sesamum indicum cultivar Zhongzhi No. 13 linkage group LG3, S_indicum_v1.0, whole genome shotgun sequence genome:
- the LOC105158559 gene encoding kinesin-like protein KIN-8B isoform X2, whose translation MLRKCLFWILTFRRTTWNSYKIEPRSGDTLLIMHLTLIVPICGKTYTMVGTEDDPGLMVLSLNTIFHLIEKDNSSDDFEVTCSYLEVYNEVIYDLLVKSSGHLELREDPDQGIVVAGLRSIKVNSADKILELLNLGNSRRKTESTEVNETSSRSHAVLEISVTRKEQKEYPNQVIRGKLSLVDLAGSERASETNSGGQKLRDGANINRSLLALANCINALGKRQKKGLAYVPYRNSKLTRILKDGLSGNSQTVMIATISPADNQYHHTVNTLKYADRAKEIKTHIQKNIGTINAHVSDYQKMIDNLQSEVTRLRMELADKESLLNAKLPEKQVDVEISWLDALSQETSENVQERINLQKALIELEETNLRNRKELQHLDEAIAKQQVIENDGVVVQALQTRRQLILDNIRDNDELGVSYQKEIEANEKRRGQLQDMIDEAIKNNGNKTYLGILSQYRLLGITNTELQFEIAIRDQIIYSQREAQRNLWNLLMSLGLDEKQIVELGAKQGITVEDIHMTTPLGQSNLAHYPNLKYERYAPSYCSAFNGLSGAVSPCLCPQDRELISRSVAVDSRKLPPTFFQEHHTSYYYISHGLYPSANQQWCSKQPSSHLRTLDQRSHGLRKSFPPMSSNITPYDDGVSSSSFKTDFWQQQQQDAWAVANRQDINMNPYVGRGSTGMATHHGGITPGMFRHLELEQGVGNINPQHGFPKTPTSARQQSVGKMLPSHVTSKFKHKQF comes from the exons TGGGAAAACATACACTATGGTTGGAACTGAAGATGACCCCGGACTTATGGTTCTCAGTCTAAATACAATCTTTCATCTTATTGAGAAAGACAACAGCTCTGATGATTTTGAAGTTACTTGTTCATACCTTGAAGTCTACAATGAG GTCATTTATGACTTGCTTGTAAAGTCATCAGGTCACTTGGAATTAAGGGAGGATCCAGACCAAGGAATAGTTGTTGCTGGCCTCAGAAGTATCAAG GTGAATTCAGCTGACAAGATTCTTGAACTTTTGAATCTGGGAAACAGCAGACGAAAAACTGAAAGCACCGAGGTTAACGAAACTTCCTCACG ATCACATGCAGTCCTAGAGATAAGTGTGACAAGAAAAGAGCAAAAGGAATATCCCAACCAGGTTATCAGAGGAAAACTTTCACTAGTGGATCTTGCGGGCAG TGAACGAGCATCTGAAACAAATAGTGGGGGCCAAAAATTGAGAGATGGTGCCAATATAAATCGATCACTTCTTGCTTTGGCAAATTGCATAAATGCTTTGGGAAAGCGCCAGAAGAAGGGACTAGCTTATGTGCCATACCGCAATAG CAAGTTGACACGGATTCTTAAAGATGGCCTGAGTGGTAATTCTCAGACAGTAATGATTGCCACTATTTCGCCTGCTGACAATCAGTATCACCATACAGTCAATACTTTGAAGTATGCTGACCGAGCAAAGGAAATTAAGACACATATCCAG AAAAATATAGGTACGATAAATGCTCATGTATCAGATTACCAGAAGATGATTGACAATCTTCAG AGTGAGGTTACCCGTTTGAGAATGGAATTAGCTGACAAAGAGTCGCTGCTCAATGCTAAGCTTCCTGAAAAACAAGTGGATGTTGAAATATCTTGGTTAGATGCACTGAGCCAAGAAACCAGTGAAAATGTCCAGGAGAGGATAAATTTACAGAAGGCTCTGATTGAACTTGAAGAAACTAACCTTCGTAATAGAAAGGAACTCCAGCATCTTGATGAAGCTATTGCAAAACAGCAG GTTATTGAAAATGATGGAGTTGTTGTGCAGGCTTTGCAAACAAGGCGTCAACTGATTCTTGATAATATTCGTGATAATGATGAGCTTGGTGTTAGTTATCAGAAG GAAATTGAAGCAAATGAGAAGCGCCGGGGTCAGCTACAAGATATGATTGATGaagcaattaaaaataatggcAACAAAACATATTTGGGCATTCTCAGCCAATACAGACTGCTG GGAATTACTAACACTGAACTTCAATTCGAAATCGCGATAAGAGATCAAATTATTTACAGCCAAAGAGAAGCACAGAGGAATCTCTGGAATCTTCTCATGAGCTTAGGGCTTGATGAGAAGCAAATAGTAGAGCTTGGTGCAAAGCAAGGAATAACTGTCGAAGACATCCATATGACAACACCACTTGGGCAGTCCAATTTGGCTCATTACCCAAATCTGAAGTATGAACGATATGCTCCATCGTACTGTTCTGCATTTAATGGTCTGTCTGGTGCGGTATCACCTTGCTTATGTCCTCAAGACCGGGAACTCATTTCAAGATCTGTTGCTGTGGACAGCCGGAAACTTCCTCCTACATTTTTCCAGGAGCACCATACttcatattattacatttcCCATGGTTTATACCCATCAGCCAATCAGCAGTGGTGCAGCAAACAACCAAGTTCTCACCTTCGTACCCTTGATCAACGATCACATGGCTTGCGcaaatcatttccaccaatGAGCAGCAACATCACTCCATATGATGATGGTGTTTCAAGTTCATCTTTTAAGACTGACTTTtggcagcagcagcaacag GATGCATGGGCTGTTGCTAATAGGCAGGACATAAATATGAATCCATATGTTGGACGGGGTAGCACCGGTATGGCCACACATCACGGAGGGATAACCCCAGGTATGTTTAGACATCTCGAGCTAGAACAAGGTGTTGGTAACATTAACCCACAGCATGGTTTTCCAAAAACTCCAACTTCCGCCCGGCAGCAGAGTGTTGGAAAGATGCTTCCTTCCCATGTTACTTCAAAGTTCAAGCACAAGCAGTTTTAA